A window of Phycodurus eques isolate BA_2022a chromosome 5, UOR_Pequ_1.1, whole genome shotgun sequence contains these coding sequences:
- the isg20 gene encoding apoptosis-enhancing nuclease, with protein sequence MIFHAMECASKKLKRQAKRKRNDSLVDELVKESKISRDVQNFKDKDSTLRDTWELDSGFSDGSPPTSGRSSPCPSSSAAAAVVALDCEMVGTGPHGRSSELARCSILDYHGNVLYDKYVRPLRPVTDYRTRWSGIRPHHLRDATPYAQAREEITGILQGKVVVGHSIHNDFGMLRILHPSHMVRDTGATCLLAQLAGFPRQRCVSLRVLARKLLNRRIQVGKKGHCSVEDALAALDLYKMVEGEWEWELQSHLTDDHHSAQYMQDEYWPVGGDDDDDGDSEANTF encoded by the exons ATGATCTTTCATGCCATGGAGTGCGCGAGCAAGAAACTCAAGCGGCAGGCGAAGAGAAAAAGGAATGACAGCCTTGTTGATGAACTCGTCAAAGAGTCCAAAATAAGTAGAGATGTTCAGAACTTTAAAGATAAAGACTCAACCCTGAGGGACACCTGGGAGCTGGACAGCGGCTTTTCCGATGGCAGCCCCCCTACCAGTGGCAGGAGCTCTCCGTGCCCGAGCTCctctgccgccgccgccgtggtGGCGCTGGACTGCGAGATGGTTGGCACGGGACCGCATGGGCGCAGCAGCGAACTGGCACGCTGCAGTATCCTAGATTACCACGGCAACGTCCTCTATGACAAGTACGTCCGGCCGCTTCGTCCCGTCACCGACTACAGGACTCGCTGGAGCGGCATCCGGCCGCATCACCTGCGAGACGCCACGCCGTACGCGCAGGCCAGAGAGGAG ATCACTGGCATTCTTCAAGGCAAGGTGGTGGTGGGACACTCGATCCACAACGACTTTGGCATGCTGCGCATCCTCCATCCGAGTCACATGGTCAGGGACACGGGCGCGACGTGCCTCCTGGCCCAATTAGCCGGCTTTCCCCGCCAGCGCTGCGTCTCCCTGAGGGTCCTGGCCCGCAAGCTCCTCAACAGACGCATCCAG GTGGGCAAAAAGGGCCACTGCTCAGTGGAGGACGCCCTGGCGGCGCTGGACCTCTACAAAATGGTGGAAGGCGAGTGGGAGTGGGAGCTGCAGAGCCACCTGACGGATGACCACCACTCAGCGCAGTACATGCAGGACGAATACTGGCCAGTTggaggtgatgatgatgatgatggcgacTCAGAGGCAAACACTTTCTAA
- the adpgk gene encoding ADP-dependent glucokinase isoform X2, with the protein MWRKASVAALLALAVGYLYHGCPELPEQLLHYISPASSHSSPQSQHRLEQVISNAWDSLITLPTRQWTRVAVGVNACVDVVVSGVGLLQALALDPGSGLDHEVLHSKEDLREAFVHFMERGAAAERFFSDKEVFRRIARAAAEYPGAKLYVGGNAALIGQKLATYPALMVLLCGPVGPKLHEMLDEQIVVPPGSLQETDEYHLILEYKAGEQWGSTRAPQANRFIFSHDVSNGEMSSLETFVASLEEFQPDLVVLSGLHMMEGQGRQLWEERLKEAVAAISDIGKDIPIHLELASMTDRDYMNSIMQEVMPIVSSIGLNEQELLFLSQAGGGPHAHLATWKGVPDVGQVSDILLWILERHGRSDPSSEADLTRVHFHTLAYHVLATVDGYWANQVAAVTAGARVASSQACGTRTVDATKVELKAPLRFHSSHSEARVALSLDPAAPVTVWRRGNVTFHMTPVLVCKQPLRTVGLGDAISAEGLVYSELKSQQPF; encoded by the exons ATGTGGAGGAAGGCGTCTGTGGCGGCCCTGCTGGCCCTGGCGGTCGGCTACCTCTACCACGGCTGCCCCGAACTTCCCGAGCAGCTCCTCCATTACATCAGCCCGGCCAGCTCCCATTCGTCCCCGCAGAGCCAGCACCGCCTGGAGCAGGTCATTTCCAACGCCTGGGACTCGCTGATCACGTTGCCCACGCGGCAGTGGACCAGAGTGGCCGTAGG GGTGAATGCCTGCGTGGACGTGGTGGTGTCCGGAGTGGGTCTGCTGCAGGCACTGGCCCTAGACCCCGGCAGCGGCCTGGATCACGAGGTGCTGCACTCCAAAGAGGACCTGCGGGAGGCCTTCGTCCATTTCATGGAGCGCGGGGCGGCCGCCGAGCGCTTCTTCAGCGACAAGGAGGTCTTCCGGAGGATCGCCCGGGCAGCGGCCGAGTACCCCGGCGCCAAG CTGTATGTCGGAGGGAACGCCGCCCTCATCGGTCAGAAGCTTGCCACTTATCCGGCTCTCATG GTTTTGCTATGTGGGCCGGTGGGGCCTAAACTTCACGAGATGCTGGATGAGCAGATCGTTGTTCCGCCGGGTTCTCTGCAGGAGACGGACGAATACCATCTCATCCTGGAATACAAAGCAG GTGAGCAGTGGGGTTCAACGCGGGCGCCTCAAGCCAACCGCTTCATCTTCTCGCACGACGTGTCCAACGGGGAGATGAGCTCGCTGGAGACATTCGTGGCGAGCCTGGAGGAGTTCCAGCCCGACTTGGTGGTCTTGTCTGGGCTGCACATGATGGAGGGCCAGGGCAGGCAGCTGTGGGAGGAGCGGCTCAAAGAG GCGGTGGCAGCCATATCTGACATTGGTAAGGACATCCCCATCCACTTGGAGCTGGCGAGCATGACGGACAGAGACTACATGAACAGCATCATGCAGGAG GTCATGCCCATTGTCAGCTCCATCGGGCTGAACGAGCAGGAGCTGCTTTTCCTCTCTCAGGCCGGCGGCGGACCTCACGCTCACCTCGCCACGTGGAAGGGCGTCCCCGACGTGGGCCAAGTCAGCGACATCCTCCTGTGGATCCTGGAGCGCCACGGTCGCAGCGACCCCTCGTCGGAGGCCGACCTGACCCGCGTCCACTTCCACACCCTGGCGTACCATGTGCTGGCCACGGTGGACGGCTACTGGGCCAACCAGGTGGCGGCGGTGACGGCGGGGGCGCGCGTGGCCAGCAGCCAGGCGTGCGGCACCCGCACCGTCGACGCCACCAAGGTGGAGCTGAAGGCGCCGCTGCGGTTTCACAGTTCGCACTCGGAGGCGCGGGTGGCGCTGTCTCTCGACCCGGCAGCTCCGGTGACGGTGTGGCGTCGGGGCAACGTCACCTTTCACATGACGCCGGTGCTGGTGTGCAAGCAGCCGCTTCGAACGGTCGGGCTCGGCGACGCCATCTCGGCAGAGGGGCTCGTTTACTCGGAGTTAAAGAGCCAGCAGCCCTTCTGA
- the adpgk gene encoding ADP-dependent glucokinase isoform X1, with the protein MWRKASVAALLALAVGYLYHGCPELPEQLLHYISPASSHSSPQSQHRLEQVISNAWDSLITLPTRQWTRVAVGVNACVDVVVSGVGLLQALALDPGSGLDHEVLHSKEDLREAFVHFMERGAAAERFFSDKEVFRRIARAAAEYPGAKLYVGGNAALIGQKLATYPALMVLLCGPVGPKLHEMLDEQIVVPPGSLQETDEYHLILEYKAGEQWGSTRAPQANRFIFSHDVSNGEMSSLETFVASLEEFQPDLVVLSGLHMMEGQGRQLWEERLKEAVAAISDIGKDIPIHLELASMTDRDYMNSIMQEQVMPIVSSIGLNEQELLFLSQAGGGPHAHLATWKGVPDVGQVSDILLWILERHGRSDPSSEADLTRVHFHTLAYHVLATVDGYWANQVAAVTAGARVASSQACGTRTVDATKVELKAPLRFHSSHSEARVALSLDPAAPVTVWRRGNVTFHMTPVLVCKQPLRTVGLGDAISAEGLVYSELKSQQPF; encoded by the exons ATGTGGAGGAAGGCGTCTGTGGCGGCCCTGCTGGCCCTGGCGGTCGGCTACCTCTACCACGGCTGCCCCGAACTTCCCGAGCAGCTCCTCCATTACATCAGCCCGGCCAGCTCCCATTCGTCCCCGCAGAGCCAGCACCGCCTGGAGCAGGTCATTTCCAACGCCTGGGACTCGCTGATCACGTTGCCCACGCGGCAGTGGACCAGAGTGGCCGTAGG GGTGAATGCCTGCGTGGACGTGGTGGTGTCCGGAGTGGGTCTGCTGCAGGCACTGGCCCTAGACCCCGGCAGCGGCCTGGATCACGAGGTGCTGCACTCCAAAGAGGACCTGCGGGAGGCCTTCGTCCATTTCATGGAGCGCGGGGCGGCCGCCGAGCGCTTCTTCAGCGACAAGGAGGTCTTCCGGAGGATCGCCCGGGCAGCGGCCGAGTACCCCGGCGCCAAG CTGTATGTCGGAGGGAACGCCGCCCTCATCGGTCAGAAGCTTGCCACTTATCCGGCTCTCATG GTTTTGCTATGTGGGCCGGTGGGGCCTAAACTTCACGAGATGCTGGATGAGCAGATCGTTGTTCCGCCGGGTTCTCTGCAGGAGACGGACGAATACCATCTCATCCTGGAATACAAAGCAG GTGAGCAGTGGGGTTCAACGCGGGCGCCTCAAGCCAACCGCTTCATCTTCTCGCACGACGTGTCCAACGGGGAGATGAGCTCGCTGGAGACATTCGTGGCGAGCCTGGAGGAGTTCCAGCCCGACTTGGTGGTCTTGTCTGGGCTGCACATGATGGAGGGCCAGGGCAGGCAGCTGTGGGAGGAGCGGCTCAAAGAG GCGGTGGCAGCCATATCTGACATTGGTAAGGACATCCCCATCCACTTGGAGCTGGCGAGCATGACGGACAGAGACTACATGAACAGCATCATGCAGGAG CAGGTCATGCCCATTGTCAGCTCCATCGGGCTGAACGAGCAGGAGCTGCTTTTCCTCTCTCAGGCCGGCGGCGGACCTCACGCTCACCTCGCCACGTGGAAGGGCGTCCCCGACGTGGGCCAAGTCAGCGACATCCTCCTGTGGATCCTGGAGCGCCACGGTCGCAGCGACCCCTCGTCGGAGGCCGACCTGACCCGCGTCCACTTCCACACCCTGGCGTACCATGTGCTGGCCACGGTGGACGGCTACTGGGCCAACCAGGTGGCGGCGGTGACGGCGGGGGCGCGCGTGGCCAGCAGCCAGGCGTGCGGCACCCGCACCGTCGACGCCACCAAGGTGGAGCTGAAGGCGCCGCTGCGGTTTCACAGTTCGCACTCGGAGGCGCGGGTGGCGCTGTCTCTCGACCCGGCAGCTCCGGTGACGGTGTGGCGTCGGGGCAACGTCACCTTTCACATGACGCCGGTGCTGGTGTGCAAGCAGCCGCTTCGAACGGTCGGGCTCGGCGACGCCATCTCGGCAGAGGGGCTCGTTTACTCGGAGTTAAAGAGCCAGCAGCCCTTCTGA